The sequence below is a genomic window from Ipomoea triloba cultivar NCNSP0323 chromosome 2, ASM357664v1.
ATTGGGCAGTGGTCTAATTTAATTGTGGCGAGGTGGTACACTTCCGTCTTCCCATTTTTTTCAGGCCACTTTGTTTAACATAGCGCTCTGTCTAGTCTTGCGCCTTTGAAGGTGCTGCTGTCAGTCTCCCTTTTCCAGGTGAGCTGCTGACCCGAGAACCCCATGTAttttaaagcttcatcaaagatcccTTCATTGAAGTTGGAGCACCTGTGAGAGTCAATAAATTGATCGGGGTTGCTCACTTCATCCCTGCTGGTTACCGAGTTGAAATCCCCAGCGACAAAGGGTATTCCAGAGTTTCTTAAACTACGGCTAAACACCAGCACGCACCATTTTCCATGTAGACTTCCATCATCATGAATTGCGGATTTGAGAGGAGGATGGTGATTTGTAGCGGGGCATTCCACAGTACCCATATACCCCCGCTAAAGCCAACAGCCTCTATTCTCGCCCAGTTGTCAAATCCCAGCTTTTGGCAAACTGCGTCTGCATTGTTACCAGCCATCTTGGTTTCCAGAAGGCAGAACATATCGGGGTTATGACATTTGATTAACCATTTGGCAGCTCTCAAAAACTCCCTCGAGGCTGCCCCTTGGCAGTTCCAAACAATAATTtgcattaaacaaaaaaaaacaaaaaagaaagcaaGGGAACAAAAAGCCAAAGCAGCAGGAAAatcagaaaaagaaaagacaaaacgCAAAAGCGAAGAAAGCGTAAGAGCCCACACAAGGAGAAAAAGGAGACACACAAACCAACGGACGAGGTTAGGTACCCCCGTCCGTCTCCGTATCTCCCTTTCCGTTGGACATCTGCCCTGGACTAGCATACATGAGCGCGGTCGCTGAGTTTGATCGTGCGGGGGAGGGGGGGTCATAATGGTGCTCTGGGTTTGTAATAATTTGGACATACGTGTCCACCTCCTCAATGTGATCCTTGCCGGAGATACGTTGGACATTGGTGACACCGTGTTTATTCCCTTGAACCAGTACATGTTCGGTACTAGCCGCTGCCCTTGTTTCTAATCATTTCCCTTCTTTCACCCCCACTGGTTCCCGCCTCGGATTGTGCACTCTGAACTTTATGTCTCCCATGCAGGTTATTCCCGGATATTTGTTTCTCATTGGCCTGTACGGCTGGCCGCTTTCCCTTGTTTCCTTTGTTACCATTGTTTCCTTTTGAATACCCACTGTTGACGTTTGTTCTGTTCTGGTTGGTCTCTTCTTGGTTCATCACTAATCTTTCTCCAGTTACATCATGCCCTTCTACAACCTCTTCATCCAACGCTTTGAACCGGGATCCCGATCCCATCATTTCCTCGTTTAGCTTATTTTTTGCTGGGGGTTTTCCAGTCTTGTTCACCCTTTGGTCCCTCTTATCGGTGGCTCTGTTTGGTCGTCTTCTCTCCCGAGAGACAATCATCCATGCTCCATAATTGTCCACAACCTCTGGGCGTATAAGATCCTTTGTATGCGAATAAGATTTTCTCTCCTGCATGGCCCCTATATTCCCATTAGGCGTTTCATCCCTCACAATAAGCTTCGAAGTTCCATCACCACTGGTGTCCGTATCACCAGGGACTGCCGTCTTTGTCTGGCCACAAGCGCTCTCATTGTACCCATACATTCCGCAGTGAAAGCAAATCATGTGCAGTTCTTCATACCAGATACATCTGACACGTCTGCGAAGTTTAAACTTAGACAAAAGAGGCTTGGTTATGTCAACATCAACACAAACCCTGGCGAACCTTGCCCGTGACACCAGGCTTGTAGCTGTGTCTATGGTTATTGGCATGCCGATCTTTCCTGCCACTTTCATTAGGAATTTGTAATCGTAGTACTCCACTAGCAAGCAGGGGAACCGAACCCACACAATAACTTTCTCTGTGGAGTCAGTGAATGGGTCGAAGTTTGGCATCCATTCCTTCACAATGAGATTGTGGTTGAGCACCATCCATGGTCCCCTGAACTTTGCAAATTCATAGTCATCAATTGCTAAGAACTTAACCAGGAAATAGTCGTTCTCAAGGGTGACCAATTCAATTCTGGCTTTCGGTCGCCACATGATGTTCAGCCACTTCTGCTGGTATGTGAAGCCAACTTTTTTGCCCAGAACTTTCACAATGAGGGTCTGCTTCCATAGTTCCCTCAGTTGAGCCTTTTCTTCTTTCGTCAGACGGATTACCGGGTAgtctttctcttcttcatcttcccTGTTGGAGTCCTCATCATCAGATACCAATTCCAAATCCTTCTCCTTGGTCTCCTTTCTGCCTCTTTCCCCTGCGAGAATCTGGCTGAAGGAGAGAGCAATTTCCTCAACCTACCCAGGCGTTCTTTCTAGCCCTTCCATAGCGCCCTCACCGGTGAATCCACCCGGCTGGTCGCTCattgttttgattttctttGTGTTACGTTCAAGTTGGTCTTGGTCTTCGGCCGTGCGATGGCCGTCAACCGTCTTGCGTTGGTTTTCCGAAGACGCGACTGTAGAGAGCATTTTCAAAAGTTTCTTTCTTGGGTGTACTTTCCTATTGATGTGCTGATTTGATCTCTtctttatcaatttatagatgaTTTATGTATGCTTTAGAGTCCTAAAAGGTCTCATTCATTAACGAAACCAAATAATGAATTCAAATGGAATTGTAAACCACAAAGAAATCTGAAACGgtgtgattttaatttttgaattaaattaattacaataccTGATATGCACTTGGTTTTATATCACCGGCTGGAttctcaataaataaataaataattatatatatatatcaccggCTCGAGTTCACCTGAGACTTCTATCTCACCTGAActccttcatatatatatacatatatatatatatatatatgtatatatatatatacatatatatatatatatatgtatatatatatatgaaggagttcaggtgagaagtgagatagaatctcagccgtagatcaaaaaaaaaaaatcgccaCCTACGAACTTCAAGAATATGCATTAGAAGGCAAAAAAAGCCCACTGAaagcacaaagatgtgaaacaattattgaaaaaattaaatttaatataggatcatcatcacaaatcataaacgatcataaataataaacaaacaaacagtaTTCAacacaaattagtaattagtgatcaagattaattaaTCGTTTAAAAAAGTTCGTcatctacaattaaaaaaaaagctttggaaggcacaacaatgtgcactgtatggcataaaagTGTGCACTATATGGCACACCAATGTGCTCTGGTAAacggaacaatgtgcactggaagaatgAACAATGTGCATTATATGGCataaaatgtgcactagaagaagggaaaatctgcactatatggcataacaatgtgcactggaagaatgaacaatgtgcactgtttggcataacaatgtgcactagaagaagggaaaatgtgcactatatggcataaaaatgtgcgctggatgaaggaaaaatgtgcgctggatgaaggaaaaatgtgcactgaaggcaaaaaaaaaaaatataacttacacaaaattataatagtgtcaccgcattttttaataaaaatctccaatttggaccattgatctggactcaatctacggatacaatttcatcttatttctcacctaagacAATTGTTTCATaggatcctttatatatatatatatatatatatatatatatatatatatatatatatatatatatatatattaaagatcAAATGAGGACCTATAGTTAGGTGAGGACCATGTAAACTTATATGATcctttgatttaaataattcaatggttgtgattaattatatgtgttgaatcaaaaggttgatcacaaTTGTTGGCAAAAAGAAATTCCAATTTGAGTCAGAAAAGGAgtacaccaagattagaaatcaaatcacaaacaaactaggaataacaccaatactgttttggttctgattagttggctatttaaaggacCTCTCACCATTACACCAGATGGATTTCCTAGCTAATCTTGTGAGGTATAAAagagtttgagaggattctaaattcccctagaaagtagtacatgtgtttaggttacaatagattagataggagaagatcaatctattgtgtaatttctagtcccaaaactatgtactttgaatattaagcttttagtggatttaggcaaattctcaaaTTGAGAAATGCCTCACAGACTAGGgtttttcccaaactgcgttatcagtctcttgtgttacaactgTTGTTTTAACATCTATGTGTGCTGCGCATCACGTTTTTCAATTGGNaatagattagataggagaagatcaatctattgtgtaatttctagtcccaaaactatgtactttgaatattaagcttttagtggatttaggcaaattctcaaaTTGAGAAATGCCTCACAGACTAGGgtttttcccaaactgcgttatcagtctcttgtgttacaactgTTGTTTTAACATCTATGTGTGCTGCGCATCACgtttttcaattggtatcagagccaaactGCTTAAGTTATTAGCAGGATCCTAATGGAGTTCCCCAGAGAAGGACTATAAAAAAATAGGCCACCAGCCCTAAGTGGTACAAACTACTCTTATTGGAAAGCTAGAATGAAAATCTACATATTAGCCCAAGGAGAAAGAGTATGGAGGGCTGTTGAAAACGAATGGAAACATCCCCTTGATGACAATAACAAAGCAAAAGGTCGTGCTGATTGGAGCGAAGAAGAACTCAAAGAGTTCAACTATAACTCAAAAGCTATGAATGCCATCTACGGAGCCGTGAGTGAAGAAACATTTAAACTAATCGCTGCCACAAATGTAGCAAAAACAGCATGGGATATATTGTGTGATCATCATGAAGGAAACTCGACagtcaaacaatcaaaactacaaatggTCCAAACTCAGTTTGAAAATTTGaagatggaggaagaagaagatatcaCACAATTTAATGGAAGAATACTAGAAATTGCTGGGGAAGCCTATAACTTAGGAGAACCCATTCCTGAAAACAGGTTAGTAAAAAAGGTGTTGCGATCATTACCAGAAAGATTTATGATGAAAGTAACAGCTATTCAAGAAAGCAAAGATCTCAATACCTGCAAGTTAAGTGATCTAATGGGAAACCTTAAAACATATGAGCTTGAGACgctgcaaaacaaaaaaacctaATGTTAAAGGAATAGCCTTTCAATCAAAACAAGACACCAACTCAGATGAAGATActgaaaaaatggaagaatccaTTGCTGTGTTGACAAAAAACTTCAACAAAATGGAAGAATCCATTGCTGTGTTgacaaaaaacttcaacagagttctcaagaaatttaacaaattcacaaaaaacttcaacagagttctcaagaaatttaacaaattcagaaataagaacaacagagttctcaagaaatttaacaaattcaGAAATAAGAACAAAAGTTTCTCAAATAATCAAGGGAGTCCATCATTTGCACAAAACCAATCCGTCAATCCCAAATAGGAAGGGAATCCAAACCTAGATGGAATATAGTGCTATGAATGCAAGGGATATGGACATATTCAGTCAGAATGACCAATTACCTAAGaaggaagaacaaaacatatgtaACAACCTTGAGTGATGACTCAGAtagtgaagaagaaaacaacacaaattttgtggcatttttcacaaatcatgaagatgatgatgaatcAAAGGAGGACATGCAAGATCTATTAAACTCCTATACACAGCTGCACGCCAAGTGGGAAGAAATCATCAAAGTAAACTTAAATCTCATGCAAGAAAATCACTTCcttaaaagtgaaaatgaaaaggaaatacTTCTTCACAAAGAAACCCAAGAAAAGTTAATGAAATCACTAGAAGAGGGAGACAAGTTGCTACAGGAAATAAGAAGACTAACTGAAAGTGCAGTACAACCAGNGAGAAGTGTTACAACATCACTTTCAACACCGTAGAAGAATAAGATGTTACTACTGTCACAGATTGGGACACATCAAGGCACACTGCTACAAAAGACAAAATGGTCTCCATAACAGAATCTGGgcaaagcaagaacaaaaaccaGCCCAAAAAGTCTGGGTCAGAAAAAATCAAACACTAGTACAGCTTATACTTCAAAAATCAGCAAAGAAACAAGTGTTTGGTACTTTGACAGTGGGTGTTCAAGACACATGACCGGAAACCCAAACAATCTAGAGGACGTCCATTACAAAAATGAAGGACATGTAACCTTTGGAGATGGAGAAAGGGGGCAAATCATTGCTAGCGAAACACTAAATGCCCATGGTCTACCCAGATTGCCAAGAGTCTTCTTGGTACAAGGCTTAAAAGCAAACCTTATCAGTATAAGTCAGCTGTGTGAAGATGAACTAAGGGTAGaattctcaaaagaaaattgcaaagtgtacaaccaaagacatgaatgcGTCATGATGGGAAAGAGGTCCTCGGATAAATGCTACACATGGGATAGCCATTTAACCTGCAACCAAGTCACTATCAATCAAACACTTCTGTGGCATCAACGTATGGGgcatataaattttcatgatatgaAAAAGGGACTAAAAAGGGGAGCATACCGAGGTATTCCAAAACTGGACattgatgaaaatagaaaatatgatGCATCTCttgaaaacaaaatgacaaGGAGTAGCCACAAAAGAACACCAGGAGTTCACACTTCAAGAATTATGGAACTTCTCCATATGGACCTCTTTGGACCCACTCAAACAGAAAGCAAAGTTGTTAGAACACCTGTTCTAACAACAAAGAGGATCTCTAAAGATCCAGAAGGAAAGAAGGTGGAACAAATTCTGTATCGAAGCATGATAGGGGGTCTATTCTATTTAACAGCGAGCAGACCAGATTTAGGTTTTGGGGTAGGGATATGTGCCAGATATCAAGCCAATCCCATGGAAACGAATTCAATTCTGACTTTCAGACTCTTTTTGATGATCTACTAAAGATCTGTTGATGATGAAATCTTTTGCTGAATATTATGCTGATGATGAAGTTTTTTTTGCTAATATGCTGCAATGATAAGAACATATTTTTGTGCTGCCGATGTTCACATTCTTGTGCTGCTGATGTTATGAAGTCCAGAATACTATAGTACTCAAAATTTTTTGCTGTTCTGATAAGAACATATGTTTGTGCCATTAATGCTACTATGAAGTTCAGAATACTATGAACTATCATGTATACTACTAATGATGAAACTTCTCTAAACAACCAAATGATTCAAATCATTAACAAATGATGAACTCTGATGCTGATGAATCTACTCACTAATTGGTACTACTATAATCATCTCCTCTGTCTCTCAAAAACTACCATACTGACCTGAAGTCACAAAGACTCAAACAGAAGATTCAGGACCAAAAGAGGAAACACAGGAGAATCAACTAAGGGGGAGAAATCAAGGTTTTTGCCAAAACTTTGACAAAGGGGAAGAGtgttgaatcaaaaggttgatcaAAATTATTGGCAAAAAGAAATTCCAATTTGAGTCAGAAAAAGAgtacaccaagattagaaatcaaagCACAGacaaactaggaataacaccaatactgttttggttctgattagttGACTATTAAAAGGACCTCTTGTGAGGTATGAGAGAAtttgagaggattctaaattcccctagaaagtagtacatgtggttaggttacaatagattagataggagaagatcaatctatCGTGTAATTTCTAgtcccaaaactatgtactttgaatattaagcttttagtggatttaggcaaattctcaaattgagaagtgcctcgcagactagggtttttcccaaactgcgttatcagtctcttgtgttacaactgttgttttaacatctctgtgtGCTGCGCATCACGTTTTTCGAtatgcaatagatttaatttttcgtgctcagtttgttgtgcattcgttctcagtttgttgtgcattcgttcTCAGTTTGTTGTTCATTCGttctcagtttgttgtgcatttggtctcagtttgttgtgcatttggTCTCAGTTTGTTGTTCATTCGttctcagtttgttgtgcattcggtCTCAGTTTGTTGTTCATTCATAGTGTGAATGTTGTGCATCTCACCCACTTTGTTGTGCAGTTGCATTCATAGCCGTTAGATTTGTCCAAATGGATGATATGGATTAATCCACAGGGTTATCACCTAATGGTAGGTCCTCACCTTATCCGgaacctctctctctctctctctctctctctctctctctctatatatatatatatatatatatatatatatatatatatatttatttatttatttatatatatatatatttgaggacattataataaattgaatcatataacctaaaatataacaattagctaaataaagaaatattatattcccCAATTCAAATCAAACGCATTTataaggtaatcttacattctcaAAATCCCACATTACCTTCTTGAAAATAATCCTATACTACCTGAAAGTAATTTAAaatttcgtgaaccaaacgtaGCTAATATTTGGGGTAATCTCGTTACCGAGTTGGCCTTAGGTAATTTGACATTACTTTCCCATATTTCAAAATTGCCTTCTATATTAAAGCCTACTCttattaccaaaaaaataaataaattaaatcctaCTCCCTTCATTGGGTCAGTAGCCGATGGTATACCTCTTCCTTCTCCAACAACTCCTCATCTTTCTTCACTGATTAATCGCCTGAAGATTCAAAGGTGTGTTGTTCTTTCCTTCTAATCTAAAGCTAAATTTGTtgtttttcagttttttgtgttaaaatttttaggcaaaagggtcaaatagacccatgtactaacactgattgttcatccaacaccatgaactaaaatatggttcatctaagtcattatactcctaattatttttcatctagcatttttagcccatttctaacaagtaacccatctaatttgttgacatggaaaaataaaataataaaaaatgatgacatgttatttatatgaatgttttagatgattttaccctatttcattaatgaagaaaatgatttcttgcaatgaaatagggtagaaatcaaagttgttatataatgttttaattacagtgtactgcacgactgtgtatgtatagtgggatatTCAAAGTTGTTTGGCAATAAAATtacatgaaaatcgatatattaaaattaaatataataacttaagatattatattgggtaaattttattattttttgaaaaataatttaatttttatatatcaattttcatggaatctcattgtcgaacgacactgaataccccgctatacatatacagtacactccgctatacatacacagtacactgtagttgaaactttatatagcaactttgatctctgccctatttctttccaagaaatcatccaaaaatacaatatcttaagttattcaattatccaaaaatccaaaaatattaatttatttttaaaataaaataaaatttacccaatacaatatatcttaagttattataaaaataatttaattttcatatatcgatttccatgaaatttcattgccgaacgatagggaataccccgctatacatacactcatgtagttaaaactttatataacaattttgatttctaccctatttcattgcaagaaattatttttttcattaatgaaatatggtagaaatcgtccaaaacatccatataaataacatgtcatcatattttctaattttatttttccatgtcatcaaattagatgggttacttgttagaaataggctaaaaatgctagatgaaaaataattaggagtataatgacctagatggaccatattttagttcatggtgctagatgaacaatcaatgatatTACATGGGCCTATTTACCCTTTTgccaaatttttattattctttcgATTTCTGTTGATTTCTTCTTTCGGATTCTTCATGGTATCTTGCTATGGTAATTTCATATCTTCGTCCATCTTTTTGCATTCTTGCTTTGTCATATGTTGAATTCTTGAGGTGTTTGAAAACTTTCTTGATGTACCTGCAAACcctagaattgttcaaaatgaAGTTTTGATCTAACCCAAATGAATACTTGCAAAATGGAGAATCAAAAACGATAAACTACTATCTAATTTCTATTATCAACCATCATTTTTTCTATTTCCGTTTTTCCAAAAATACGCTTCCCAATTTCCGAATCCACTTTACCATTCTTAGCGCTGGTACCGTTTCTACAATCAACCTTTCAGCTCAGACACTCCGATCCAATGGCAACCATCAAGGACAATCTTGGCCAAAGCAGACCCATCTCTCATTTCCGTGAGCAACTAAACCTGACCTCAACTCTTGGTGTTGTAATGGAGGCGCGTTCCTTCTCTACTGGCCAGACTGTGGATATTATGATTGCTGGTAATAGCCGTGAGGCTAATCCGGTTGCAAACACTGCAGTATATGAGTGCAATGCGCAAGAAGACAATAAATACCAGGCTTGTGCATTTTACTGCTCTGCATTAGTGGCGCTGTTCCCTACCCTACTCCCTGTGGTCACGGATACCTTTCGCAGCCTGGGCAGGACTGTGACTACTCTGTCCGTCAATGAGCTCGCAGAGAATGGTATTGATCTGATGGAGGAAGTAGACTCTCAGCTTCTCTTAGTCTACATGGGACAGCTGATTTTGATCTTGTACAAGAATATTTCTCCGAGGAGCTATAATAGGACTCGTGATCTCAAAGCCCATGCCGCATACGATGGTCCAGTTTGTGGCTCAACGTTGAGAGAGCATCACAGATCAAGACCCTCATTGGCAGGGATGAGAATTTGAGGAAATATGTGCTATATGCAATACTGAATCATAGAAATACGGATGGGCCCATTGGACAAGTCTGTTTATATCTATCTGGGATTATAGCATGGACAGACATGGCCTATTTCACATTCATCTCTGACACCCTACTGTTGCCCAACTCTCCTGTTCTGTTAGATCCCCTTGTTGCTCATGAGGTTCTGAACTTGTACGAGGCATACAATGAAATTTCCAAATCAGGTTACCCCCAATACTTCGGGATACTCCATCCGAGGGTTGCTGCTCTGCTACTTGAGAAGAACCGGTTTCCTGTGCTTATATCTGTAGCTCAGCGTATCAGAGGGGAGAGACAGAACAATGCACACCTGCTATAAGTGTCAATGATGGTATGGTTACCGCACTTGTGCGTATCCATGAGGACGCGATGGTCAGAAAGAGGATGACAAACCAGTTACCCAGATCTAATTGAATATCTTACAGACATTGGAGCAGCTGATGATCCTGAGGATAGAGTCCATGAACCTGCCGAGCAGA
It includes:
- the LOC116010917 gene encoding uncharacterized protein LOC116010917, producing MSDQPGGFTGEGAMEGLERTPGQILAGERGRKETKEKDLELVSDDEDSNREDEEEKDYPVIRLTKEEKAQLRELWKQTLIVKVLGKKVGFTYQQKWLNIMWRPKARIELVTLENDYFLVKFLAIDDYEFAKFRGPWMVLNHNLIVKEWMPNFDPFTDSTEKVIVWVRFPCLLVEYYDYKFLMKVAGKIGMPITIDTATSLVSRARFARVCVDVDITKPLLSKFKLRRRVRCIWYEELHMICFHCGMYGYNESACGQTKTAVPGDTDTSGDGTSKLIVRDETPNGNIGAMQERKSYSHTKDLIRPEVVDNYGAWMIVSRERRRPNRATDKRDQRVNKTGKPPAKNKLNEEMMGSGSRFKALDEEVVEGHDVTGERLVMNQEETNQNRTNVNSGYSKGNNGNKGNKGKRPAVQANEKQISGNNLHGRHKVQSAQSEAGTSGGERREMIRNKGSG